In one window of Kitasatospora sp. MMS16-BH015 DNA:
- a CDS encoding aromatic ring-hydroxylating dioxygenase subunit alpha, with protein sequence MLTDQQDNGGLPKYLRTAQEQNALGRGLPADFYTDPVLYATEQRELFARGWVPVCRADQLPAPKAYRPADAAGFSILLTNDADGRLRVFPNACAHRSMRLVDGPGAGSRMTCPYHRWTFGLDGGLQSAPLVGPRIDREACSLTEIPHELWQGWLFVNPGGGAEPLGPSLVGLDAALAGWGLADMVTVAAVEFDSEWNWKVMWENFNEYYHHLGTHADTLDPLLPARTARTLDNNGEPWSCASMTCGEDYLSMQPFVDLSSCPSTDMHLFSVFPLLCAGVQPGSAFWLRIIPETATRHRVSWEFLLPPEELGTPYFEERLAATMDGLQAIHREDMEACALVQRGLSGGLAAPARLTEFDRPVNQLHEWLLRRLVSSF encoded by the coding sequence ATGCTGACCGACCAACAGGACAACGGCGGGCTGCCGAAGTACTTGCGCACAGCGCAGGAACAGAACGCCCTGGGGCGGGGGCTGCCGGCGGATTTCTACACCGATCCGGTGCTGTACGCGACGGAGCAGCGCGAGCTGTTCGCCCGAGGCTGGGTGCCGGTCTGTCGAGCGGATCAACTGCCCGCGCCGAAGGCGTACCGGCCGGCCGACGCCGCCGGGTTCAGCATCCTGCTCACCAACGACGCCGACGGCCGGTTGCGAGTCTTCCCCAACGCGTGCGCCCACCGCTCCATGCGCCTGGTGGACGGGCCGGGTGCAGGCTCACGGATGACCTGTCCGTACCACCGTTGGACGTTCGGGCTCGACGGTGGTCTCCAGTCGGCGCCGCTGGTCGGCCCGCGGATCGACCGGGAGGCCTGCTCGCTCACGGAGATCCCCCATGAGCTCTGGCAAGGCTGGCTGTTCGTCAATCCGGGGGGCGGCGCGGAGCCGCTGGGCCCGTCACTGGTCGGCCTGGACGCGGCTCTCGCGGGCTGGGGGCTGGCCGACATGGTCACCGTGGCCGCCGTGGAGTTCGACTCGGAGTGGAACTGGAAAGTGATGTGGGAGAACTTCAACGAGTACTACCACCACCTCGGCACGCATGCCGACACCCTCGACCCACTCCTGCCCGCCAGGACCGCACGTACTCTCGACAACAACGGCGAGCCGTGGAGCTGTGCGTCGATGACCTGTGGCGAGGACTACCTGTCCATGCAGCCGTTCGTTGACCTGTCGAGCTGCCCGTCCACGGACATGCACCTGTTCTCGGTGTTCCCGCTGCTCTGTGCCGGGGTGCAGCCCGGGTCGGCGTTCTGGCTGCGGATCATCCCGGAGACGGCCACCAGGCACCGGGTCTCCTGGGAGTTCCTGCTGCCTCCCGAGGAGCTGGGCACCCCGTACTTCGAGGAGCGGCTGGCCGCCACGATGGATGGCCTCCAGGCGATCCACCGTGAGGACATGGAGGCGTGTGCCCTGGTCCAGCGCGGGTTGTCAGGCGGGCTTGCCGCGCCGGCCCGGCTGACCGAATTCGATCGCCCGGTAAACCAGTTGCACGAGTGGCTGCTGCGCAGGCTCGTCAGCAGTTTCTGA
- a CDS encoding alpha-hydroxy acid oxidase gives MTVSVERLTEFLDLTDFERAAAERVEPALWDFVSGGAGTEQTVAANLSAWRRVGVVPRVLNDVSRCTTRTALLGSELGLPLGIAPMAYQRLLHPEGELAAAEAARDTGAVYVAGLLNSCAVEEIAAVGAITWFQLYWLRDRRLTEALLERAEAAGCRAVVITVDVPRMGRRLRDVRSGFTVPPHIRAANLPTGEQLSPAHHGRAGASSLMVHTTATFDPCLSWRDLEWLRGRTRLPLVVKGILDPDDAVRAVGVGADAVVVSNHGGRQLDGAVVSATALPAVYEALPDHVPVLVDGGIRSGVDVLRALALGASAVLIGRPALWGLAVGGAAGVRRVLALLARELEDGLALSGCSRPAEAAALRTTLLAG, from the coding sequence GTGACGGTCTCGGTAGAACGGCTCACCGAGTTTCTGGACCTGACGGATTTCGAGCGGGCCGCCGCAGAACGCGTGGAGCCGGCCCTCTGGGACTTCGTCAGCGGTGGCGCGGGCACCGAGCAGACGGTCGCCGCCAACCTGTCCGCCTGGCGGCGGGTCGGAGTCGTACCGCGGGTGCTCAACGACGTGTCCCGCTGCACCACCCGGACAGCCCTCCTCGGCAGTGAGCTCGGCCTGCCTCTTGGTATCGCGCCCATGGCCTACCAGCGGTTGCTGCATCCGGAGGGCGAACTCGCCGCGGCCGAGGCCGCGCGTGACACGGGGGCGGTGTACGTCGCGGGTCTCCTCAACAGCTGTGCCGTCGAGGAGATCGCGGCGGTCGGCGCCATCACTTGGTTCCAGCTGTACTGGCTCCGTGACCGCCGACTGACGGAGGCTCTCCTGGAGCGGGCCGAAGCGGCGGGCTGCCGGGCGGTCGTCATCACGGTGGACGTGCCCCGAATGGGGCGTCGACTGCGGGACGTACGGAGTGGTTTCACCGTGCCGCCGCACATCCGGGCGGCGAACCTGCCGACCGGGGAGCAGCTCTCCCCGGCCCACCACGGGCGCGCGGGCGCCAGCTCACTCATGGTGCACACCACGGCGACCTTCGATCCCTGCCTGAGCTGGCGCGACCTGGAGTGGTTGCGCGGACGTACCAGGCTGCCCCTGGTGGTGAAGGGGATCCTCGATCCGGACGACGCGGTCCGGGCCGTCGGTGTCGGTGCGGACGCGGTGGTGGTCTCCAACCACGGGGGCCGCCAACTCGACGGGGCGGTGGTCTCCGCCACGGCGCTGCCGGCAGTGTATGAAGCTCTGCCTGACCATGTGCCGGTCTTGGTGGACGGCGGTATCCGCAGCGGGGTGGACGTACTGCGCGCCCTGGCCCTGGGGGCATCGGCGGTCCTGATCGGCCGGCCGGCGCTATGGGGCCTCGCGGTCGGCGGCGCAGCCGGGGTGCGGCGGGTGCTGGCGCTGCTCGCCCGGGAGCTGGAGGACGGGCTGGCGCTGTCCGGCTGCTCCCGGCCGGCCGAGGCCGCCGCCCTGCGGACCACGCTGCTGGCGGGCTGA
- a CDS encoding alanine racemase, with product MTAGAVAYVDLERLDDNLRRFHRPAAAAGVQVRAHVKGHRTVEIARRQIAAGARGIAVHHAREVERYADAGVRDIVVAHSWEDPWRWELFARLADRCELTVQVASRASALGFGRAAARRSVPIGVLLELPAVGDGPADLPALAREVVDQPWLRLRGITGYARINSAAEAAARHTVGVDHATGLVAAAELLRSHGLPVATVCAGGTPTAGGALVVAGVTEVCAGAYALQDAGLAAIGVCTEEQVAVSVADAAQAAALVAECGYPWQAADDRARWSGERCLPGHVCPVVQRVRALRPTAARPGESEEWAVMASGDQETDVDA from the coding sequence GTGACGGCCGGAGCGGTTGCGTACGTGGACCTGGAGCGGCTCGACGACAACCTGAGGCGCTTCCACCGTCCGGCCGCCGCCGCAGGGGTTCAGGTCAGGGCGCACGTCAAGGGCCACCGCACGGTGGAGATCGCCCGGCGGCAGATCGCGGCCGGGGCGCGGGGCATCGCGGTGCACCACGCGCGCGAGGTCGAGCGGTACGCCGACGCGGGTGTGCGGGACATCGTGGTGGCCCACTCCTGGGAGGACCCGTGGAGGTGGGAGCTGTTCGCGCGGCTCGCGGACAGGTGCGAGCTGACCGTTCAGGTGGCCTCCCGTGCGAGCGCCCTCGGGTTCGGGCGGGCGGCGGCGCGTCGTTCGGTCCCCATCGGCGTCCTGCTGGAGCTTCCGGCAGTCGGGGACGGGCCGGCGGATCTGCCGGCCCTGGCACGCGAGGTCGTCGACCAGCCGTGGCTGCGGCTGCGCGGGATCACCGGCTACGCGAGAATCAACTCGGCGGCGGAGGCTGCGGCGAGACACACCGTCGGAGTGGATCACGCGACCGGACTGGTCGCTGCCGCCGAGTTGCTCAGGTCGCACGGGCTGCCGGTGGCCACGGTGTGTGCGGGCGGGACTCCGACGGCGGGGGGAGCACTCGTAGTGGCCGGGGTCACCGAGGTCTGCGCCGGGGCGTACGCGCTCCAGGACGCTGGGCTGGCCGCCATCGGCGTGTGCACCGAGGAGCAGGTTGCGGTCTCGGTGGCCGACGCGGCGCAGGCGGCAGCCCTGGTGGCCGAGTGCGGCTATCCGTGGCAGGCAGCCGACGACCGCGCCCGCTGGTCCGGGGAGCGGTGCCTGCCCGGCCATGTCTGCCCCGTGGTACAGCGGGTGAGAGCCCTGCGGCCCACCGCCGCCCGACCTGGCGAGTCCGAGGAGTGGGCGGTCATGGCCTCGGGCGATCAGGAGACGGATGTGGACGCGTGA
- a CDS encoding histidinol-phosphate transaminase, translated as MPVRTRPDLYGLAGFKTVPIPAGTTELASNELPFGPLGSVRAAVARAAGGVHRYPDNSGRLLRECLADRFGAPVTQVSLGAGSIALCLQLAQLTSAPGDEILFPRPSFEAYSLIARTVGATARPVPLRPDGRVDLVALAAAVNDRTRLVFVCTPNNPTGGVLGRAELEKFFDAVPEDVLIVLDEAYWEFVRYPDALDGMAYVRDQAAAGRDNLVALRTFSKAFGLAGMRIGYSLSSEDIAERLRRLALPYSVGTVAQAAAVASLEADQELRQRCDEVVEQRELLRGELVGLGYRVPESGANFLWLGLGRHADLFRQHCLERRVLVKSFPGEGVRVTVGNATENDRFLSAVREFELPGMAS; from the coding sequence ATGCCAGTCAGAACCCGTCCGGATCTGTACGGCCTCGCCGGATTCAAGACCGTGCCGATTCCGGCCGGAACGACCGAACTGGCCTCCAACGAGCTGCCGTTCGGCCCGCTCGGCTCGGTCCGGGCGGCGGTCGCCCGGGCGGCAGGAGGGGTGCACCGGTACCCCGACAACAGCGGTCGGCTGCTGCGCGAGTGTCTGGCCGACCGCTTCGGAGCCCCGGTGACCCAGGTCTCCCTGGGAGCGGGATCGATCGCCCTGTGCCTCCAACTCGCCCAACTCACCAGCGCGCCGGGGGACGAGATCCTCTTCCCCCGGCCGTCGTTCGAGGCGTACTCGCTGATAGCCAGGACAGTGGGCGCCACCGCGCGCCCGGTGCCACTGCGCCCCGACGGGCGGGTGGACCTGGTCGCTCTGGCGGCAGCCGTCAACGACCGCACCCGGCTGGTCTTCGTGTGTACGCCGAACAACCCGACCGGCGGGGTGCTCGGCCGAGCCGAGCTGGAGAAGTTCTTCGACGCCGTCCCCGAGGACGTGCTGATCGTGCTCGACGAGGCCTACTGGGAGTTCGTCCGCTACCCGGACGCCCTGGACGGCATGGCGTACGTCCGCGACCAGGCCGCTGCCGGGCGGGACAACCTCGTGGCGCTGCGCACCTTCTCCAAGGCGTTCGGACTGGCCGGGATGCGGATCGGGTACAGCCTGTCCTCCGAGGACATCGCGGAGAGGCTGCGCAGGCTCGCCCTGCCGTACTCGGTGGGTACGGTCGCCCAGGCTGCGGCGGTCGCCTCGCTGGAGGCCGATCAGGAGCTGAGGCAGCGCTGTGACGAGGTGGTCGAGCAGCGTGAGCTGCTCCGCGGGGAGCTGGTCGGGCTCGGGTACCGGGTGCCGGAGAGTGGGGCGAACTTCCTCTGGCTGGGGCTGGGCAGGCACGCCGATCTGTTCCGTCAGCACTGCCTGGAGCGCCGGGTCCTGGTCAAGTCCTTCCCTGGCGAGGGGGTGCGGGTCACCGTCGGAAACGCGACCGAGAACGATCGGTTCCTGTCTGCCGTAAGGGAGTTCGAACTGCCGGGGATGGCGTCGTGA
- a CDS encoding MbtH family protein: protein MINPFEDEDARYVVLRNDEHQYSLWPVLLAVPEGWEQVHGEDTRQSCLDYVEATWTDLRPRSLVEAMNAAARPGA from the coding sequence ATGATCAATCCGTTCGAGGACGAGGACGCCCGCTACGTCGTGCTGCGCAACGACGAGCACCAGTACTCGCTGTGGCCCGTCCTGCTCGCCGTGCCCGAGGGGTGGGAGCAGGTTCACGGTGAGGACACCCGGCAGTCCTGCCTCGACTACGTCGAGGCGACCTGGACCGATCTGCGCCCCCGGAGCCTCGTCGAGGCCATGAACGCCGCTGCCCGGCCCGGTGCCTGA
- a CDS encoding TauD/TfdA family dioxygenase gives MTSTAYQPVRPSDENVDRAGPGPVFRCELTAEEASLAVEVARQCAEEYRRVDAPAFLRDARVIAHELPERARRLLNSGRLEERKHVLVVSGNLVDERSLGLTPASWREADRADCMPYAFLAMLYGALLGDSIGWADQQAGRLVTDVVPTSGYEYSLVSASSSKELGWHTEDAFSPARADYVGLLCLRSPDLTPTTVGYVDVARLPEETVEVLRQRRFRTYPDSAHEHSGGRPVLPVAVLEGCPDAPVLRIDRDFTVAADGDEEAQRALRTVVAHIDDNLYDLTLQAGDMGFIDNRTAVHGRRAFQATFRGSDRWLKRVNIVEDLRRTRPDWVDGSARIIG, from the coding sequence ATGACCAGCACGGCATACCAACCAGTACGTCCGTCCGACGAGAACGTGGACCGGGCCGGTCCCGGCCCGGTGTTCCGCTGCGAGCTCACCGCCGAAGAGGCTTCCCTCGCAGTCGAGGTGGCTCGCCAGTGCGCCGAGGAGTACCGGCGAGTCGATGCCCCGGCCTTCCTGCGGGACGCCAGGGTGATCGCGCACGAGCTGCCCGAGCGTGCCCGGCGGCTGCTCAACTCGGGGCGGTTGGAGGAGCGGAAGCACGTCTTGGTGGTGAGCGGCAACCTGGTCGACGAGCGAAGCCTCGGCCTGACCCCGGCCAGCTGGCGCGAGGCCGACCGGGCGGACTGCATGCCGTACGCGTTCCTGGCGATGTTGTATGGGGCCCTGCTCGGCGACTCGATCGGCTGGGCGGACCAGCAGGCCGGGCGGCTCGTCACGGACGTGGTCCCGACCAGCGGATACGAGTACAGCCTTGTCAGCGCGAGCAGCAGCAAGGAGCTCGGCTGGCACACCGAGGACGCCTTCTCGCCCGCGCGCGCCGACTACGTCGGTTTGCTGTGCTTACGGAGCCCGGACCTGACGCCCACCACGGTCGGGTACGTGGATGTGGCGCGTCTCCCGGAGGAGACCGTCGAGGTCCTGCGGCAGCGCCGGTTCCGCACCTACCCGGACTCCGCCCACGAGCACTCCGGCGGCCGGCCGGTACTGCCAGTGGCCGTGCTGGAGGGCTGTCCGGACGCACCCGTCTTGCGCATCGACCGGGATTTCACGGTGGCTGCGGACGGTGACGAGGAGGCCCAGCGAGCCCTGCGGACCGTGGTCGCGCACATCGACGACAACCTGTACGACCTGACTCTGCAGGCGGGGGACATGGGGTTCATCGACAATCGGACCGCGGTGCACGGTCGACGTGCCTTCCAGGCCACGTTCCGGGGAAGCGACCGGTGGCTCAAGCGGGTCAACATCGTCGAGGATCTGCGCCGCACCCGGCCGGATTGGGTGGACGGCTCCGCCCGGATCATCGGATGA
- the hppD gene encoding 4-hydroxyphenylpyruvate dioxygenase translates to MTKKAGPEDDVFHGLGLDHIEFHVADVITALPALVDGLGLTPYAGTGAGPEQATRSVAVGDGSIRLVLTEAVQQDESAGSYVAAHGDGVAVIGLRVRDARAAFATATSRGARPVAAPVDHDGVVTASVVAFGDVLHTFVERPPGTDPRALPGLVPLPEVLPRPVQVAGLHSVDHLAVCLEAGQLDRTVEFYQDVLGFTVMFEEHIAVGAQAMNSKVVASFSGEVVLTLLEPDPAGEPGQLDQFLKNHNGAGVQHIALATDDVVTSVRSMRRRGAEFLGTPGAYYDALAKRLTLARHTIAELRELDLLVDEDHNGQLFQIFCRSTHPRKTFFFEVIERAGANTFGSANIKSLYAAVEQERLRHRDAV, encoded by the coding sequence ATGACGAAGAAAGCCGGACCTGAGGACGACGTGTTCCACGGACTCGGTCTCGACCACATCGAGTTCCACGTGGCCGATGTGATTACCGCGCTTCCCGCCCTGGTCGACGGGCTGGGGCTCACACCCTACGCGGGGACCGGAGCCGGGCCGGAGCAGGCCACCCGGTCGGTCGCGGTGGGCGACGGATCGATTCGGCTGGTCCTTACCGAGGCCGTCCAGCAGGACGAGTCGGCCGGCTCCTACGTGGCGGCGCACGGTGACGGCGTGGCCGTCATCGGGTTACGGGTCCGCGACGCCAGGGCAGCGTTCGCGACCGCGACTTCGCGCGGCGCCCGTCCGGTTGCCGCGCCGGTCGACCACGACGGAGTCGTGACCGCCTCGGTGGTGGCCTTCGGCGATGTGCTGCACACCTTCGTCGAGCGGCCGCCCGGCACCGATCCGCGAGCCCTGCCTGGTCTGGTGCCCCTCCCCGAGGTCCTGCCGCGGCCGGTCCAGGTGGCAGGGCTGCACTCCGTCGACCATCTCGCGGTCTGTCTGGAGGCCGGCCAGCTCGACCGGACGGTCGAGTTCTACCAGGACGTGCTGGGGTTCACGGTGATGTTCGAGGAACACATCGCGGTCGGGGCGCAGGCCATGAACTCCAAGGTGGTCGCCAGCTTTTCCGGTGAGGTCGTGCTCACCCTGTTGGAGCCCGATCCGGCCGGCGAGCCGGGACAGCTCGACCAGTTCCTCAAGAACCACAACGGTGCGGGCGTCCAGCACATCGCGCTCGCCACCGACGACGTCGTGACCTCGGTCCGCTCGATGCGCCGGCGAGGAGCGGAGTTCCTCGGCACCCCCGGTGCATACTACGACGCCTTGGCGAAGCGACTGACGCTCGCCCGGCACACGATCGCCGAACTGCGGGAGCTGGACCTGCTGGTGGACGAGGACCACAACGGTCAGCTCTTCCAGATCTTCTGCCGTTCGACGCATCCGAGGAAGACGTTCTTCTTCGAGGTCATCGAGCGGGCCGGGGCGAACACCTTCGGCAGCGCCAACATCAAGTCGCTCTACGCGGCGGTGGAGCAGGAACGGCTCCGGCACCGCGACGCTGTGTAG
- a CDS encoding thioesterase domain-containing protein: protein MDDLDGSGEGLDTLLALRPRGTGDPVFCVHPGIGMGWAYATLCAELDPGRPLYAIQSPGLLPGAALPRSVHEMAVSYLRLIRAVRPTGPYHLIGWSLGGFAVHEMARILHAAGEEVGLVAVLDSFPGDSSRFTTDGPAAVRSAFLHELRAGSGDLDVERACPAELWAALRATGSAVANWPEPELARLFAVFANSCEIIAGHVPGHYDGDVLLVSAAKEPGRSSTDADQWRRHVGGDLDIHELPCEHRAVLDPEHAGEIAQAVNRHLARPS, encoded by the coding sequence GTGGACGACCTGGACGGCTCCGGCGAGGGGCTCGACACCTTGTTGGCCCTGCGTCCGCGTGGCACGGGTGACCCGGTGTTCTGCGTCCATCCGGGCATCGGCATGGGGTGGGCCTATGCCACGCTGTGCGCGGAGCTCGATCCGGGACGGCCGCTGTACGCGATCCAGTCTCCCGGGCTGCTGCCCGGCGCTGCTCTGCCGCGCTCGGTGCACGAGATGGCGGTGAGCTACCTCCGCCTGATCCGGGCGGTCCGGCCGACCGGGCCCTACCACCTGATCGGCTGGTCGCTGGGTGGCTTCGCCGTACACGAGATGGCGCGCATCCTTCATGCGGCGGGGGAGGAGGTCGGGCTGGTGGCCGTCCTCGACAGCTTTCCCGGCGACAGTTCGAGGTTCACCACCGACGGCCCCGCCGCCGTCCGGTCCGCCTTCCTACACGAGTTGCGCGCCGGCAGCGGGGATCTCGACGTCGAACGGGCATGTCCAGCCGAACTCTGGGCGGCCCTCCGGGCGACCGGCAGCGCGGTCGCGAACTGGCCGGAGCCCGAGCTGGCCCGGTTGTTCGCCGTGTTCGCCAATAGCTGCGAGATCATCGCCGGTCACGTGCCCGGCCACTACGACGGCGATGTGCTGCTGGTCAGCGCGGCGAAGGAACCGGGCCGTTCGAGTACCGACGCGGACCAGTGGCGTCGGCATGTCGGCGGCGACCTCGACATTCACGAATTGCCTTGCGAGCACCGTGCCGTTCTCGACCCCGAGCATGCGGGAGAGATCGCGCAGGCCGTCAACCGGCACCTGGCTCGCCCGAGCTGA
- the vioD gene encoding capreomycidine synthase, whose protein sequence is MTGLPRLADIAPARLEDWLRARYFDARIDISSSGMENYTLRDLRELAGVDLEKLAGLPFRDSPSTGAEPLREAIARHIGVPDPGRIAIGHGSSEAIFLALAALIEPGDEVVTVRPGYQSLWSVAEALGARLVEWRLDADAGFAPDLGRLAELITDRTRAVIVNFPHNPTGVTLDDTGFRRLLELVDRRGCHLFWDGAFSKLTYTAGPLPDPTTLIERCVSFGTLSKAYGLPGLRLGWTVAPSALIDGMVRLRDYLTLSTSPLSEAIATAVLEHADAVLAPQVRRATAGRALFETWLADNADVFDCRLPAGGVVALPRVRGVADVEPHCEELLAEHGVLVVPGNCFDHPGRMRIGFGCDAGVLAQGLELVAHAFRNVAAHPGVRPQKEGRL, encoded by the coding sequence ATGACCGGCCTGCCGCGCCTGGCGGACATCGCACCCGCCCGGCTCGAAGACTGGCTGCGTGCGCGGTACTTCGACGCCCGCATCGACATCTCGAGTTCTGGCATGGAGAACTACACCCTCCGTGACCTGCGTGAGCTGGCCGGGGTTGATCTGGAGAAGCTGGCCGGGCTGCCCTTCCGGGACAGTCCCTCCACTGGCGCCGAGCCACTTCGGGAGGCCATCGCCCGCCACATCGGTGTGCCCGACCCCGGCCGGATAGCCATCGGGCACGGCTCCTCGGAGGCGATCTTCCTGGCCCTGGCCGCGCTGATCGAGCCAGGGGACGAGGTGGTGACGGTCCGTCCGGGCTACCAGTCGCTGTGGAGCGTCGCCGAGGCGCTGGGCGCGCGACTGGTCGAGTGGAGGCTTGACGCGGACGCCGGGTTCGCTCCCGACCTGGGCCGGTTGGCGGAGCTGATCACGGACCGCACCCGCGCCGTGATCGTCAACTTCCCACACAATCCGACGGGCGTCACCCTTGACGACACCGGGTTCCGCCGGTTGCTCGAACTCGTGGACCGGCGCGGCTGCCACCTGTTCTGGGACGGCGCTTTCAGCAAGCTCACGTACACGGCCGGGCCGCTGCCCGATCCGACGACGCTGATCGAGCGCTGCGTGTCCTTCGGAACGCTGTCGAAGGCGTACGGGCTGCCAGGGTTGCGGCTGGGCTGGACCGTCGCGCCGTCCGCACTGATCGACGGGATGGTCCGGCTGCGCGATTACCTCACGCTGTCCACCTCGCCGTTGAGCGAGGCCATCGCCACCGCGGTCCTGGAGCACGCCGACGCCGTGCTGGCCCCGCAAGTGCGGCGCGCCACCGCAGGCCGTGCGCTGTTCGAGACCTGGCTGGCGGACAACGCCGATGTCTTCGACTGCCGGCTTCCCGCAGGTGGTGTGGTCGCCCTGCCCCGGGTCCGTGGGGTGGCCGACGTTGAACCGCACTGTGAGGAACTGCTCGCGGAACACGGCGTCCTCGTGGTGCCCGGGAACTGCTTCGATCACCCGGGCCGGATGCGGATCGGCTTCGGTTGCGACGCCGGTGTCCTGGCCCAGGGCCTCGAACTGGTGGCGCACGCCTTCCGGAACGTGGCCGCGCACCCCGGAGTCCGGCCGCAGAAGGAAGGCAGACTGTGA
- a CDS encoding cytochrome P450, with the protein MNAGTRAQAFAEGADLADPWLYTSGDRFRWWGEMALAQAVPWTGPGTTPGGFWSVFSHRLGNQVLGPTAPFTSECGMMLGFDAEHPDHAGGRMIVVTDGARHRVLRKLIGPFLSRLRAEEMAGFVLREAHDLLDRLAGGSAVQVARDIGPRLPAAVVCEVLGIPESDREWLIALTRDAFGEAGAGGNQMSPGEAHTEILMYFQELVDFRREHPGNDLPSALLADSSMSVEDTVMNCDNVLVGGNETTRHAITGAFHAVAVTQGLLPALVADGTRIAAAVEETVRWTSPAMHVLRVAEQDTEVGGARIRKGDAVAVWLASCNRDPTVFEDPGEFRLDRANGGHLGFGHGPHHCLGAAMTRIELQALYRAMGERISGVALVDEPLWLSSNIIQGYRGLAVDLTWN; encoded by the coding sequence GTGAACGCCGGCACCCGTGCACAGGCATTTGCTGAGGGCGCGGACCTCGCAGACCCCTGGCTGTACACCAGTGGGGACCGGTTCCGGTGGTGGGGTGAGATGGCGCTGGCGCAGGCCGTGCCGTGGACCGGACCGGGCACCACGCCCGGCGGGTTCTGGTCGGTGTTCTCGCACCGGCTCGGCAACCAGGTGCTCGGCCCGACCGCTCCGTTCACCTCGGAGTGCGGCATGATGCTCGGCTTCGACGCGGAGCATCCTGACCACGCCGGCGGACGCATGATCGTGGTCACCGACGGCGCTCGGCACCGGGTACTGCGGAAGCTGATCGGGCCCTTCCTCTCGCGGCTGAGGGCCGAGGAGATGGCCGGGTTCGTCCTCCGGGAGGCGCACGATCTCCTGGACCGCCTGGCCGGGGGTTCGGCCGTCCAGGTCGCGAGAGACATCGGTCCGCGGTTACCGGCGGCCGTGGTCTGCGAGGTCCTGGGCATCCCTGAGTCGGACCGGGAGTGGCTGATCGCTCTCACCCGGGACGCCTTCGGCGAGGCTGGGGCAGGTGGCAACCAGATGTCCCCGGGGGAGGCGCACACCGAGATCCTGATGTACTTCCAGGAACTCGTGGACTTCCGCCGTGAACACCCCGGCAACGATCTGCCCAGCGCACTCCTGGCGGACAGCTCGATGTCGGTCGAGGACACGGTGATGAACTGTGACAACGTCCTCGTCGGTGGCAACGAGACCACCCGGCATGCGATCACCGGTGCTTTCCACGCCGTCGCCGTCACTCAGGGGCTGCTGCCGGCGCTGGTCGCGGACGGCACCCGGATCGCTGCGGCGGTCGAGGAGACGGTGCGGTGGACCTCGCCCGCGATGCACGTGCTGCGGGTCGCGGAGCAGGACACCGAGGTCGGCGGTGCACGGATCCGCAAGGGGGACGCGGTCGCGGTGTGGCTGGCGTCCTGCAACCGTGACCCGACCGTGTTCGAAGACCCCGGGGAGTTCCGCCTTGACCGCGCGAACGGTGGACACCTCGGGTTCGGACACGGCCCGCACCACTGCCTGGGTGCGGCGATGACCCGGATCGAACTCCAGGCGCTGTACCGCGCGATGGGTGAGCGGATCAGCGGGGTTGCGCTCGTGGACGAGCCGCTGTGGCTGAGCTCCAACATCATCCAGGGCTACCGCGGCCTCGCCGTGGACCTGACCTGGAACTAG